A genomic window from Bacteroidota bacterium includes:
- a CDS encoding type IX secretion system membrane protein PorP/SprF has protein sequence MLKCRGFILTILLFAVSAAKAQDIHFTQFYSTSMYLNPAFAGADRCSKFSLTARNQWTGIHKGYSTYLVSYDGPIPKYNSGLGIMFATDVAGSGGLKTTIFNLNYSYSALLTRKVAIRFGAQAGGQQISLGYGNLLFGDQVVRGGNVSTIEDPAINCTFLDLGAGTLLYSEKYWLGVSTSHLNRPNQSLLGYGNSNLPIKTSVHGGIKIKVNSPEKKNETEYIVPAINYQNQNKFSQVSWGLYYIKSPLNFGLWYRGIPFTNYSQKGYSSNDGIAVLVAVETPKFHFGYSYDITLSRLTMASGGAHEITCYYKICKKRKTKFKMLLPCPKF, from the coding sequence ATGTTGAAATGCAGAGGCTTCATATTAACTATTCTATTATTTGCAGTGAGTGCTGCGAAGGCTCAGGATATTCATTTCACTCAATTTTATTCTACTTCCATGTATCTAAATCCTGCTTTTGCCGGTGCGGACAGATGTTCCAAATTCAGCTTGACGGCCAGGAATCAGTGGACGGGTATTCACAAAGGATATAGCACCTACCTTGTTTCATACGATGGCCCTATTCCAAAATACAATAGCGGACTTGGTATAATGTTCGCTACCGATGTTGCAGGGAGCGGAGGGCTTAAGACAACGATTTTCAACTTAAACTATTCTTACAGTGCACTGCTTACAAGAAAAGTAGCGATCCGCTTTGGCGCACAGGCTGGAGGGCAGCAGATAAGTCTTGGCTATGGTAACCTTCTGTTTGGAGACCAAGTGGTACGGGGAGGGAACGTCAGCACGATAGAAGATCCGGCCATTAACTGTACATTTTTGGATTTGGGAGCAGGTACACTTTTATACAGTGAAAAATACTGGCTCGGAGTTTCTACAAGCCATCTGAACCGTCCCAACCAGTCTCTTCTTGGCTATGGTAATTCTAATTTGCCTATTAAGACATCTGTTCATGGAGGTATAAAGATAAAGGTAAATAGTCCTGAGAAAAAGAATGAGACCGAATATATTGTCCCTGCCATAAATTATCAAAATCAAAATAAATTCAGCCAGGTCAGCTGGGGACTGTACTACATAAAAAGTCCGTTGAATTTCGGGCTGTGGTACAGGGGTATTCCTTTTACCAATTACTCGCAAAAGGGATATTCAAGCAATGATGGTATTGCAGTTCTTGTAGCAGTTGAAACTCCCAAATTTCATTTTGGGTACAGCTATGATATTACATTATCACGTTTGACAATGGCCAGCGGGGGAGCGCATGAAATTACCTGTTACTACAAAATCTGTAAAAAGAGAAAAACAAAATTTAAGATGTTATTGCCTTGCCCGAAATTTTAG
- a CDS encoding PD40 domain-containing protein, whose translation MLHSYAKIFFVLLMYLLLGIAPVIGQSKKVNKLKVYQLANEKSDKGDYLNALELYKVLYDLDTIDKEINYRMGVCYFHIKRYKSKSLRYFEQAKGYDNDELKYYLAANYQMRGDYNKALEYFQSYQKANYEKEHSFREINDQIAKCLYAKYAETHPLSDIVIENLGDSINTPFDEYAPLIPADESVLVFTSKRSGKKDVFGEYYEDILISKRKNNYWTNASGISPNINTPGNNACTGLSADGQKIIIYNSNDTLLTGNFYTSVHNGTDWTVPQLLESEINSKDYIETSACYAPDGETVFFSSDMPGGYGGKDLYMIKKLPNGAWGKPYNLGANVNTPYDEDAPFVHPIENVLFFSSQGQSNNMGGYDVFKCSFNRDSASFAKPENIGYPINTSNDDIFFVLNTNGTTGYFSSERKDGFGLSDIYKIDFLDLQNKYTVISCQLTDENGNAISGGKITLSEDADKIISTYTSNPHTGKFILIVKPDKQYKISIYAADYIAVQENYTYKVDETLNKKFILKK comes from the coding sequence ATGTTACACTCATACGCTAAAATATTTTTTGTTCTGTTGATGTATTTGCTTTTGGGAATTGCACCGGTGATCGGACAATCCAAGAAAGTGAACAAGCTAAAAGTATATCAATTGGCCAACGAAAAAAGCGACAAAGGCGATTACCTGAACGCTTTGGAGCTGTATAAGGTTTTGTATGATCTCGATACCATAGATAAAGAAATCAATTATAGAATGGGTGTTTGCTATTTTCATATCAAGAGGTATAAAAGCAAATCATTAAGGTATTTTGAGCAGGCAAAGGGATATGATAACGATGAATTGAAGTATTACCTTGCGGCCAATTATCAGATGAGAGGCGATTACAATAAGGCCCTTGAATATTTTCAGTCGTATCAGAAAGCGAACTATGAGAAAGAGCATTCTTTCAGGGAAATAAACGACCAGATTGCAAAATGCCTGTATGCGAAGTATGCAGAAACGCATCCTTTATCAGATATTGTTATTGAAAATTTAGGTGATTCCATTAATACACCTTTTGATGAATATGCCCCGCTTATTCCTGCCGATGAAAGTGTGCTGGTTTTCACTTCCAAACGGTCAGGAAAGAAGGATGTGTTCGGGGAATATTACGAGGATATTTTAATTTCAAAGAGAAAGAATAATTATTGGACAAATGCTTCCGGCATAAGCCCAAACATTAATACCCCCGGAAACAATGCCTGTACGGGGCTTTCTGCTGACGGACAAAAAATAATTATTTATAATTCCAATGATACGTTGCTAACGGGAAATTTTTATACTTCAGTTCACAATGGAACTGACTGGACGGTTCCTCAACTATTGGAATCAGAAATCAACTCAAAAGATTATATAGAAACAAGCGCTTGCTATGCCCCTGATGGGGAGACGGTTTTCTTTTCCAGTGATATGCCGGGAGGTTATGGAGGCAAAGATTTATACATGATAAAAAAACTTCCAAACGGAGCATGGGGCAAACCTTATAATCTCGGAGCGAATGTAAATACACCTTATGATGAAGATGCGCCTTTTGTCCATCCAATAGAAAATGTATTGTTTTTCAGTTCACAAGGGCAATCAAACAATATGGGAGGGTACGATGTATTTAAATGCAGCTTCAACAGGGATTCAGCCAGCTTTGCCAAGCCGGAAAACATCGGATATCCAATCAATACCTCCAACGATGATATTTTCTTTGTACTGAATACAAATGGAACGACAGGTTATTTTTCTTCTGAAAGAAAGGATGGTTTCGGCTTATCAGACATTTATAAAATTGATTTCCTTGACTTGCAAAATAAATATACAGTTATATCTTGTCAGCTGACCGATGAAAATGGAAATGCTATTTCGGGAGGGAAAATAACATTGTCTGAAGATGCTGATAAAATAATCAGCACATATACCTCTAATCCGCATACCGGAAAGTTCATATTAATTGTAAAGCCTGATAAGCAATATAAAATATCCATCTATGCGGCAGATTATATAGCGGTGCAGGAAAATTACACTTACAAAGTTGATGAAACATTGAATAAAAAATTTATCCTGAAAAAATAG
- a CDS encoding PKD domain-containing protein: MIKIYKILLFISFMCLVAVKAFAQYKDLPNPPIDLQNIPQGSLVIPMDNNNQNIGSPFNLKAYGLVHSLLLNDIPVKWVIKSGKVKDGIDFSATAERLYPSFVASANINFIASAFIIDSVWINKPSPFTGQTATQVITSYGNNVAVFRLSQNVTVDVRYDLDFRPKIAVFNNGGNQAIHVAILTGGGVTNYNIINAGVFTGLAECYTFCSEAHWQATIADTAITGKVRDFVFSGGNFLAQCHAVHTNNPHGYENNHFFQTTTGLDEIGINTTGNTYYNVDLAVMQFHGLMQHNEGGSGKNWRLKAGSSWKSGFYHAVSTANAKDTIVFSGAKLTLPLDTAGGNVFYLGGHDYAPYTALLDINAARLYLNATLIPAARPTAFALTMGPSTTICQGQQTTLSASGPAGTTYNWSPSTGLSCITCQNPVATPTVTTTYVIIADNGGCRGAGTVTITVNPLPAAPIASSNNSVCTGSTINLFADTIAGATYSWSGPNGFSSSLQNPVIINATTANTATYSVIATVGGCPGPSGTTSVTVNPTPTASGTQNNVSCFGGSNGSATVSPTGGTPAYIYLWSDGQTASTANNLQTGSYSVTVTDTKGCTTTASFSITEPAAALTSTASQSNVSCFGGSNGMASVSASGGTSPYTYLWSGGQTTSSVSGLLVGNYSVTITDTKNCTATSSFTITQPSAALTSTTSQTNVSCFGGSNGTASVSASGGTSPYTYLWNGGQTTSSISGLSAGTYTVTTTDTKGCTAVATAPVTQPTVLSSTAMQTNVCSGASNGLAAVSISGGTSPYTYLWSNGQTTSSATGLSAGSYSVTTTDFNGCTSTSTVTISLFPSISSSASQTNVSCFGGSNGSATVIPSGGTTPFSYQWNNGQTTTSITNLAASNYSVTTTDANGCTATSSVSITQPSALTATASNSNVSCFGGSNGTASVSASGGTPGYTYLWSSGQTASSANGLTAGNYSVTVTDTNGCAATSSTTIGQPLTALVSTTSQNNVSCFGGTNGSAFVTASGGTPGYAYLWNSGQTTTSASGLSAGNYSVTVTDVNGCIATVTVTITQPSVLSSAAMQTNVCSGASNGTAAVTASGGTSPYTYLWSNGQTTSSVSGLSAGSYSVTTTDDKGCTTLATVIISLFPSISSSATQTNVSCLGGNNGSATVIPSGGTSPFSYLWSSGQTTSTASGFSAGNYSVTITDANGCTAISSVTITQPSTALASGTSQGNVSCFGGSNGTASVSASGGTPGYTYLWSNGQTTSTASGLQAGTYSVTTTDANGCTSVASLTIIQPAAALTATVLYNNVSCFGAGNGSASVSASGGTPGYNYLWNTGQIASSLTGLAPGSYSVTVTDNNGCTASSSFTITQPSVLAVNTVPVSVSCNGGTNGSATAAVSGGTSPYTYLWNTGATGATASNLTVGTYTVTISDSNSCAVTGSVTVNEPIAIALSFSFAPSTCNQSDGSATVTASGGTGAYSYLWSNGQTTATASNIPSANYFVTVTDANGCTQTGSVQVYNNPGVTAIPVTSASVTCNGSCNGSATVGGTGGVPPYTYLWVNGATTTSINNLCAGTYTVTVTDSTGCISSTAFYITQPALLSATITPTHISCFGNNNGSAIAAVNGGVSPYSYSWNTGATTSAISNLTAGSYSVTVTDNNGCTNSASVIIIEPNPVSIITNNKKDISCFGAGDGLIAVTGNGGTPAYTYSWSPNVGSSSSVSNLAIGNYQVLVLDQNGCKDSLSFNITQPAALVTTTISISPPTCYAGNNGSASISVSGGTTPYQYAWSTVPVQTGITATNLSQGSYTAYVTDTNNCKDSLQITITQPTPVITTAGMGDTICLGQSATISASTSGGTGNYTYSWSPSITGNGSTQTVSPTVSTTYTVTAYDQNNCFYQSDTIAINVFSLTPGSITMSATTPICPGQSSQVSVMVTGNTGSLTYSWNNGLGNGTGPYTVTPSQPTTYVVTITNSCGTVIKDSIKVNFNPPPTVLFSPDTLEGCTPVTIYFSDQSLTGNNSDPITSWFWSFGDGSTSTLQNPSHTYNNAGTYSVVLQVTTLQGCTNSNSANPVLIIAHPIPNALFSVNSTNLLIPVDLLKCNNQSTGATIYYWSFGDGATSNQTDPEHKYNTSGNYVIQLIATSAFGCADTMYLDVTVTPTITFPSAFTPDPNSNSNGYYDPNSLDNNIFFPYTADVVEFELLIFDRWGELIFETHDIKQGWNGYFKEKICQQDVYVYKGYVKFINGKVYRKTGDVTLIR, from the coding sequence ATGATAAAAATCTACAAAATACTGTTATTTATATCGTTCATGTGTTTGGTCGCTGTGAAAGCATTTGCACAGTATAAAGATTTACCTAACCCTCCCATAGACTTACAGAATATCCCGCAAGGTTCACTGGTGATTCCAATGGACAATAATAACCAGAACATCGGTTCGCCATTTAATTTAAAAGCATACGGATTGGTTCACTCGCTTTTGCTGAATGATATTCCTGTGAAGTGGGTAATAAAATCCGGTAAAGTAAAAGATGGCATTGACTTCTCCGCAACTGCCGAACGACTCTACCCTTCATTTGTTGCTTCTGCAAACATTAATTTCATTGCCAGTGCCTTCATCATTGACAGTGTTTGGATAAATAAACCTTCACCTTTCACTGGACAAACAGCAACGCAGGTGATTACTTCCTACGGAAATAATGTTGCCGTATTCCGGCTCTCACAAAATGTAACGGTGGATGTGCGCTACGATTTAGATTTCCGTCCGAAAATTGCGGTATTTAACAATGGGGGTAATCAGGCAATCCACGTTGCAATACTTACTGGCGGAGGCGTTACAAACTATAATATAATTAATGCCGGTGTCTTCACCGGGCTGGCAGAGTGTTATACTTTTTGTTCCGAAGCGCACTGGCAGGCAACAATTGCGGATACAGCTATCACTGGCAAGGTAAGAGATTTTGTATTCAGCGGAGGAAATTTTTTAGCGCAGTGTCATGCAGTTCATACGAATAATCCTCATGGATACGAAAACAATCACTTCTTTCAGACCACTACCGGGCTTGATGAGATTGGCATAAATACCACTGGTAATACTTATTACAATGTTGATTTAGCGGTAATGCAATTTCATGGATTGATGCAGCACAATGAAGGTGGTTCAGGAAAAAACTGGAGATTAAAAGCAGGCTCGTCCTGGAAAAGCGGGTTTTATCATGCTGTCAGCACTGCAAATGCGAAAGATACCATCGTGTTTTCCGGTGCAAAATTAACGCTTCCGCTTGACACAGCCGGAGGCAATGTGTTTTATCTCGGAGGACATGATTATGCTCCCTATACAGCCCTGCTGGACATCAATGCTGCCAGGCTATATCTGAATGCTACTTTGATACCTGCTGCAAGGCCAACGGCTTTTGCACTTACAATGGGACCAAGCACCACTATCTGCCAGGGACAGCAAACAACATTAAGCGCAAGCGGACCCGCTGGAACCACCTATAACTGGTCCCCTTCAACAGGACTATCCTGCATCACCTGCCAGAACCCCGTTGCCACACCAACGGTAACCACTACCTATGTTATAATTGCAGACAATGGGGGTTGCAGGGGAGCCGGGACTGTGACTATAACAGTTAATCCTTTACCCGCTGCACCCATAGCAAGCAGCAATAATTCTGTTTGTACAGGAAGCACTATAAACCTTTTTGCAGATACCATCGCAGGAGCCACTTATTCCTGGTCAGGCCCTAATGGTTTTTCTTCTTCTTTACAGAATCCCGTTATTATTAATGCGACCACTGCCAATACCGCAACCTATTCGGTCATTGCAACAGTGGGGGGATGTCCGGGGCCATCCGGAACAACTTCTGTAACGGTAAATCCCACACCCACTGCAAGCGGTACACAAAACAATGTTTCCTGTTTCGGAGGAAGCAATGGTTCGGCAACTGTTTCTCCTACAGGCGGCACACCGGCTTATATATACTTATGGAGTGACGGCCAAACTGCTTCCACTGCCAACAATTTACAGACAGGAAGTTATTCTGTTACCGTCACCGATACAAAAGGTTGTACAACAACAGCATCTTTTTCCATTACTGAACCAGCTGCTGCACTTACATCCACCGCTTCACAAAGCAATGTTTCCTGCTTTGGAGGCAGCAATGGTATGGCTTCGGTCTCGGCTTCAGGCGGTACATCGCCTTATACTTATTTGTGGAGCGGTGGACAAACCACTTCTTCAGTCAGCGGATTATTGGTAGGGAATTATTCAGTAACCATTACAGATACGAAGAATTGTACTGCAACTTCATCCTTCACCATCACACAGCCATCGGCTGCCCTTACATCCACTACTTCGCAAACAAATGTTTCCTGTTTCGGAGGTAGTAACGGTACAGCTTCCGTATCGGCTTCAGGCGGCACTTCGCCTTATACTTATTTGTGGAACGGTGGACAAACCACTTCATCCATTAGCGGACTATCAGCAGGAACCTATACTGTAACCACTACCGATACGAAGGGTTGTACAGCAGTTGCAACGGCCCCTGTTACGCAACCAACAGTTCTTTCCTCTACTGCAATGCAAACGAATGTATGCAGTGGAGCGAGCAATGGTTTAGCAGCTGTTTCTATTTCAGGTGGCACATCGCCCTATACTTACCTTTGGAGCAATGGGCAAACCACCTCCTCTGCAACCGGTCTTTCAGCGGGAAGTTATTCTGTTACAACCACTGATTTCAATGGTTGTACATCAACATCAACAGTTACTATTTCGTTATTTCCCTCTATATCTTCTTCCGCTTCGCAAACAAACGTTTCCTGCTTTGGAGGAAGCAACGGATCTGCAACCGTTATTCCATCGGGCGGAACAACTCCTTTTTCGTATCAGTGGAACAATGGACAAACAACTACTTCAATAACAAATCTTGCAGCGAGCAATTATTCCGTAACTACCACCGATGCCAATGGCTGTACGGCAACTTCATCTGTTTCCATCACTCAACCTTCTGCACTTACAGCTACCGCCTCAAATAGTAACGTTTCCTGTTTTGGCGGAAGTAATGGTACGGCTTCGGTTTCCGCTTCAGGAGGTACGCCTGGTTATACCTACCTGTGGAGCAGCGGACAAACAGCCTCCTCTGCGAATGGACTTACAGCCGGTAATTATTCTGTAACAGTAACAGATACCAATGGCTGTGCGGCCACTTCATCAACTACCATTGGACAACCTTTAACTGCGCTTGTTTCTACCACATCACAAAATAATGTTTCCTGCTTTGGAGGAACTAATGGTTCTGCTTTTGTCACTGCTTCGGGTGGTACTCCTGGATATGCTTACTTATGGAACAGCGGACAAACTACTACTTCTGCAAGCGGACTGTCTGCCGGTAATTATTCCGTAACCGTTACCGATGTCAATGGTTGTATAGCAACCGTAACGGTTACCATTACTCAGCCCTCTGTTCTTTCTTCTGCTGCCATGCAAACGAATGTATGCAGTGGCGCAAGCAATGGTACAGCAGCGGTTACCGCTTCGGGCGGAACGTCTCCCTATACGTATCTGTGGAGCAACGGACAAACAACTTCCTCTGTTAGCGGATTATCAGCAGGCAGTTATTCGGTTACCACCACTGATGACAAAGGGTGTACAACACTGGCCACCGTAATCATCTCATTGTTCCCTTCCATATCTTCTTCTGCCACGCAAACGAATGTGTCCTGCCTTGGAGGAAACAATGGTTCGGCAACCGTAATTCCATCAGGAGGAACCAGTCCTTTCTCTTACCTATGGAGCAGTGGACAAACAACTTCCACTGCAAGCGGTTTCTCTGCCGGAAATTATTCTGTTACAATTACCGATGCTAACGGGTGTACGGCAATATCTTCCGTTACCATCACACAACCTTCTACTGCTTTAGCTTCGGGGACTTCACAGGGGAATGTTTCCTGTTTTGGTGGCAGCAATGGTACGGCTTCTGTTTCCGCATCAGGTGGTACGCCCGGATATACGTATTTGTGGAGCAATGGACAAACTACTTCAACTGCCAGCGGTTTGCAGGCGGGTACGTATTCAGTAACCACTACCGATGCCAATGGATGTACCTCAGTGGCTTCTCTTACCATTATCCAGCCTGCTGCTGCGCTTACTGCCACTGTTTTGTACAATAATGTTTCTTGTTTTGGAGCTGGTAATGGCTCTGCCTCGGTCTCGGCTTCAGGCGGTACACCTGGTTATAACTATCTGTGGAATACCGGACAAATAGCTTCATCGCTGACAGGTCTTGCTCCGGGCAGCTATTCTGTTACCGTAACGGATAATAACGGTTGTACGGCCAGCAGCTCTTTCACAATCACTCAGCCAAGCGTATTGGCGGTGAATACTGTTCCCGTATCGGTAAGCTGTAATGGAGGTACGAATGGATCCGCTACTGCTGCGGTCAGCGGTGGCACATCTCCTTATACTTATTTGTGGAATACGGGAGCAACCGGTGCAACAGCCAGCAATTTAACAGTAGGTACTTATACAGTTACCATAAGCGATTCAAATTCCTGTGCGGTCACAGGAAGCGTAACTGTAAATGAACCTATTGCAATAGCGCTTTCTTTCTCTTTTGCTCCTTCGACCTGTAACCAGAGCGATGGTTCCGCTACGGTAACAGCATCGGGAGGCACAGGTGCTTATTCTTATTTATGGAGCAACGGACAAACCACTGCAACAGCCAGCAATATACCATCAGCTAATTATTTTGTAACGGTAACCGATGCCAACGGCTGTACCCAAACGGGAAGTGTTCAGGTATATAACAATCCGGGGGTAACCGCCATTCCTGTTACTTCTGCGAGTGTTACCTGTAATGGAAGCTGCAACGGTTCTGCAACGGTTGGAGGAACAGGCGGTGTTCCGCCCTATACTTACCTTTGGGTGAACGGTGCAACTACAACTTCGATAAATAACCTGTGTGCAGGGACTTACACGGTAACTGTAACAGATAGCACCGGATGTATTTCTTCAACCGCTTTTTACATCACCCAACCGGCTCTGCTCAGTGCAACGATCACTCCTACTCATATATCCTGTTTTGGAAACAATAATGGCAGCGCTATTGCTGCTGTAAATGGAGGTGTAAGCCCCTATTCATATAGCTGGAATACAGGTGCTACAACTTCTGCCATCAGTAATCTGACAGCGGGCAGCTACTCGGTTACAGTAACCGACAATAACGGATGTACAAATTCAGCCAGCGTAATTATTATCGAACCCAATCCGGTTTCTATCATCACAAACAACAAAAAAGACATAAGCTGTTTCGGTGCTGGGGACGGCTTGATAGCGGTTACAGGAAATGGTGGTACTCCTGCATATACGTATTCCTGGTCTCCCAATGTGGGCAGTTCCTCCAGCGTAAGTAACCTGGCCATTGGAAATTACCAGGTGCTTGTGCTCGATCAAAACGGCTGTAAAGATTCCCTGTCTTTCAATATCACACAACCTGCTGCATTGGTTACTACAACCATTTCCATTTCTCCGCCTACTTGTTATGCCGGCAACAATGGCTCTGCAAGCATTTCTGTAAGCGGGGGAACTACTCCTTATCAGTACGCATGGTCAACTGTTCCCGTTCAGACGGGTATAACGGCCACTAATCTTTCGCAGGGCAGTTATACGGCATATGTAACCGATACGAATAATTGCAAGGATTCTTTACAGATCACTATAACACAACCTACACCGGTTATCACTACGGCAGGGATGGGCGATACCATTTGTTTGGGACAATCGGCAACCATCAGCGCAAGCACATCGGGTGGAACAGGAAATTATACCTATTCCTGGAGTCCTTCAATAACAGGTAATGGCAGCACACAGACTGTTTCACCTACTGTATCTACAACTTATACAGTAACAGCCTATGACCAGAATAATTGTTTTTATCAGAGCGATACAATCGCCATAAATGTTTTTAGTTTAACTCCGGGAAGTATTACCATGTCTGCTACTACGCCTATTTGTCCGGGACAAAGCTCGCAGGTATCTGTTATGGTTACTGGCAATACCGGCTCTTTAACATATTCCTGGAACAACGGACTTGGTAATGGTACAGGGCCTTATACGGTTACACCGAGCCAGCCAACGACCTACGTAGTAACAATTACTAATTCCTGCGGTACGGTTATCAAAGATTCGATTAAGGTGAATTTTAATCCGCCACCCACTGTATTATTTTCACCCGACACATTGGAGGGATGTACTCCAGTTACGATTTATTTTTCAGATCAATCTCTGACGGGAAACAACAGCGATCCTATCACCTCATGGTTTTGGAGCTTTGGGGATGGTTCTACATCCACTCTGCAAAATCCATCACACACCTATAATAATGCAGGCACATACAGTGTCGTTTTGCAGGTTACTACTTTGCAGGGATGTACCAATAGCAATTCCGCAAATCCTGTATTGATTATAGCACACCCGATTCCTAATGCTTTGTTCTCTGTTAACTCAACCAATTTACTTATACCGGTGGATCTGTTAAAGTGTAACAATCAATCTACCGGAGCAACCATTTATTATTGGAGTTTTGGAGATGGTGCTACTTCCAACCAAACCGATCCTGAACATAAGTATAACACTTCAGGCAATTATGTTATCCAGTTAATTGCTACCAGTGCTTTCGGTTGTGCAGATACGATGTACCTGGATGTTACCGTAACGCCTACTATCACTTTTCCATCGGCCTTTACTCCTGATCCCAATAGCAATTCAAACGGCTATTATGATCCAAACAGTTTGGATAACAATATTTTCTTCCCTTACACGGCAGATGTTGTCGAATTCGAGCTGCTGATTTTTGACCGATGGGGTGAATTAATTTTTGAAACACACGATATTAAGCAAGGCTGGAACGGGTACTTTAAGGAAAAAATCTGCCAGCAGGATGTATATGTTTATAAAGGCTATGTGAAATTTATTAACGGAAAAGTTTATAGAAAAACAGGAGATGTTACACTCATACGCTAA
- a CDS encoding DUF3440 domain-containing protein, producing MPKHYKDKTVYDATVARMNYIYTHFNKIYVSFSGGKDSGVMLNLAIEAAKRHNKLPVHVLIIDLEAQYKHTIDYMLRMALRPEVKVFWVCLPLHLRNAVSQYQPHWLCWDESKRKAWVREYPEYPFVIKDPNYFPFFRKGMEFEEFVPQFGKWFGGGEDTACMVGIRSNESLNRFRAITNTKKGTYNGKEWSTKKADNLYNFYPIYDWLTSDIWVANGKFKFDYNKIYDLMRLAGLSIHQMRLCQPYGDDQKKGLYLFKILEPETWTKVVGRVEGANFGNRYSENDRHVMGNFKVNLPDGRTYESYAKFLLNTMPPYLKAHYEKKISTFIRYWEKHGFAIIPDKFDVTVEAKRKAPSWRRICKVLLKNDFWCTGLSFGQTKREMEKQLNMISKYMQP from the coding sequence ATGCCGAAGCATTATAAAGACAAGACCGTGTATGATGCTACCGTTGCAAGAATGAATTACATATATACTCATTTTAATAAGATATATGTATCATTCAGTGGCGGAAAGGATAGCGGAGTAATGCTGAACTTAGCCATTGAAGCGGCTAAACGGCACAATAAATTACCTGTTCATGTTTTAATAATTGATCTGGAAGCTCAGTATAAACATACGATTGATTATATGCTGCGTATGGCTTTACGTCCGGAAGTAAAAGTGTTTTGGGTTTGCCTGCCCCTGCACCTTCGCAATGCAGTGAGCCAATATCAGCCGCATTGGTTATGTTGGGATGAAAGTAAAAGAAAGGCTTGGGTAAGAGAGTACCCGGAATACCCATTCGTCATCAAAGACCCAAACTATTTTCCTTTTTTCAGAAAAGGAATGGAGTTTGAGGAGTTTGTGCCGCAGTTTGGTAAATGGTTTGGCGGTGGCGAAGATACGGCATGTATGGTGGGCATCAGATCAAATGAAAGTCTGAACCGTTTCAGAGCTATTACAAATACGAAAAAAGGAACCTATAACGGAAAAGAATGGAGTACGAAAAAAGCAGATAACCTGTATAATTTCTATCCGATATATGATTGGCTCACATCGGATATATGGGTGGCAAACGGTAAATTTAAATTTGATTATAATAAGATATATGATCTTATGCGCTTGGCAGGCTTATCAATTCATCAAATGCGTTTATGCCAGCCTTATGGGGATGACCAGAAAAAAGGACTTTACCTGTTCAAAATACTGGAACCCGAAACATGGACTAAGGTAGTAGGGCGTGTTGAAGGAGCTAATTTTGGAAACAGATACAGTGAGAACGACCGGCACGTTATGGGGAACTTTAAGGTGAATCTCCCGGATGGGCGTACTTATGAGAGTTACGCAAAATTTTTGTTGAATACCATGCCTCCCTATTTAAAAGCACATTATGAAAAGAAAATATCCACATTCATACGTTATTGGGAGAAGCATGGTTTTGCAATAATACCCGATAAATTTGATGTAACTGTGGAAGCAAAACGGAAAGCTCCTTCGTGGAGAAGAATTTGCAAAGTATTACTAAAAAATGATTTTTGGTGTACAGGGCTTTCATTCGGTCAGACAAAAAGAGAAATGGAAAAACAATTAAATATGATCTCAAAATATATGCAGCCATGA